A genomic window from Xyrauchen texanus isolate HMW12.3.18 chromosome 31, RBS_HiC_50CHRs, whole genome shotgun sequence includes:
- the LOC127625534 gene encoding putative nuclease HARBI1, with the protein MSDAAHIITNVEAKWPGSVHDSTLSNRLYRGEIDGFLLGDRGYPCRPTPITPYPEPGPQQRFNVAHCRMRARVELTLGLLKARFQCLRYLRVTSERACDIIVTCGVLHNIAIIRGEQHPALQIQDRGGPHQPCRFPVSSQINTHDILHHNQPQNKKEMNKHKITIYLVFFISYKFKNS; encoded by the exons ATGTCTGATGCTGCACATATCATCACAAATGTGGAGGCCAAGTGGCCCGGCTCTGTGCATGACTCAACCCTGAGCAACAGGCTGTATAGGG GAGAGATTGATGGCTTTCTGCTGGGAGATAGGGGTTACCCATGCCGACCAACACCAATTACCCCTTACCCAGAACCAGGCCCTCAGCAGCGCTTCAATGTGGCACACTGCCGGATGAGAGCCCGGGTGGAGCTGACCTTAGGCCTGTTGAAAGCACGTTTCCAGTGTCTGCGTTACCTCAGGGTAACTTCTGAAAGGGCCTGCGACATTATTGTGACATGTGGTGTTCTCCATAATATTGCCATAATTAGAGGGGAGCAACACCCTGCCCTACAAATACAAGACCGAGGAGGACCCCATCAACCCTGCAGATTTCCAGTGTCTTCTCAGATTAATACACATGATATCCTCCACCACAAccaaccacaaaataaaaaagaaatgaataaacacaaaatcacaatttatttGGTGTTCTTTATTTCCTACAAATTCAAAAACAGTTAG